The Panthera leo isolate Ple1 chromosome A3, P.leo_Ple1_pat1.1, whole genome shotgun sequence genome contains the following window.
GGCGACTGTGCAATTTTCCCTCAAACAAACACAGCACCGGGTCCGTTTAAGCTCCCTGGTCCTGTTGGCCCGTTAGGTCACATCCAAGGTTTCGGTACGTTACACAAAACAAAACGCATCTGCGTCATTTTTCTCACAACAAATTCCTAAAGGTGCGATTACTGGTAGTTCGCACAAAACTTTAAGACTTATCACCAGATGGACGGAGAGAGTTCTTCGGTTTCTCTCCCGCTCACAGTCCCCAAAGGGCCCGTGCGACGCCACAAAGCTGTTGCCGGTTTTTCTACAGCAACCAAAAAGCGTTACAGCCCTGATGGCACGTGGCTTCCTGCGTACGTTCAAAACACAAGTGGCAAAAAAAACCCCGGCAGCAGGATTCAGTAATTTTGGAACAAATCCAGCACAAAAATCTCCTGATTCAAGACGACGGGAGATCTGAACTACATCCTCTGGGAACTTATTATTAAAATGCGAGGGATTTTTACATTATCCTCTAATTGCAAGACGTCATCgagttttgtatttctcttaaaaGGATACATATTGAGTCAGAAATTCCTCACCACATCGGCGCAGTAACATCTTTCAGGGAGTTGCAAAACCATCATGGGATTTGACGATCGTGTGTCCcaaaactagaaggaaaaaaaaaaaaaccaaaacgccAGTAACTGACCATTCAGAGCTTTAGTCCAAACAGCATGAGAAGGAAATGTCCATCCCGGTCAGGCCATGCAGTCCCCTCAATGGCATGATCATACCTTCAAAGTCTTATCCCAGCTGCCAGTCATCACACAGCTGTAGTTTGGAGCTTTGATCCAATGGATGGTCTTAACAGGAGCGTCGTGCTTTCGAAACACAATCAGAACAGATCAAGATAAATGTAACCATGTGCCGAACGGCCCCAGTTCTGGAAACTCAGAGAAGGAACGAACTTAAATATCAAGGTCGTAGCAAACAAACACCAAAGGATATCCAAGCCTTTCCCCATGACCATGACACCCAATTTACCCCAAGAACATGTATCTACCTACCATTCTGACAAACGTCAGTTTTATTTCCCCCTAATTAGCGAGCACGTGAGGGTAAAAGTAAACCCTTCCTAGGGAGGCATTTTCAGAAGTGACGAGTAGGGACTCCACCACTGTTGTTTATACTAAGGTGGCACGAATCAAGAAATCAAGGAGACGCTTCTGGCACAGTCACACAGCCCCGTGATCTCGGAGTATGTGATGCctttctgaaaatgtttccatGTCAAGGGGCCCTTCTCCAACAGGTCAGACCCTCTGGTTCTTGGCTCTCTTGCCTCCGTTACTCCTGCCTCAGTAGTCCTTCCACAAGGGGGTGCCTGCTGTCCCCGAGCAGGCTAACAGCTCCACGGGCGTGTGGCAAGTGTCTTTCTTACTCTGCCGCGTCTCTACCCCTACGGAAAGTGCCTGGGATACGgcagcattcaataaatgcttgtcgAACGAACGAGTATCCAAATACAGTTGGGAAAAGGCAAGCCACACACGGGTGTTGGAATGTCAGATACGTGAATGTTGAGGCCCACGGGCACCAGCCTTTTGCAGACGCTGTTTATTACCTGTGCAATCTGTATTGCTTGATTACTGTTGAGGTCCCACATTTTGGCAGTTTTATCACATGATGCTGTAAATACTTTGCTCCCATCCTAAAAGAAAGTGGAGAAAATttgtcattgaaaaaaaataaaatttctatctgTATATTAAGTTGATCATATTGAGGCAGGTTTcgttttgcaatttttaaaaaaatttttaaatgtttatttttgagagagagagggaaagagaaagagcacaagtggggaggggcagagagagagggagacacagaatccgaagcaggctccaggctccgagctgtcagcacagagcccgacgtggggctcgaactcaaggaccatgagatcatgacctgagtcgaagtcggaggcttaaccgactgagccacccggtgcccctgcaatttttatttttctaattatctgGGGGCTGGTATATTATAAACTACACTGTCATACCCAAAACGTGTTTTAGCTTCATTTCtttattactgatttatttttctaagaaataccACGTAAACAGgatgaaaacaattcaaatagCACTTGAAGTTATACAGGGAAAATGAGGTCTCCCACCCCTGACCCGGCTCCTTCCTTATGGGCCACTCACTACCCTCTGGGAGTAGTTTTTGCATATCCTCTGTCTGTGTGTATTACCAAGGGAcgtttatacattttttcttgctttgattaattttaagctgtttttttttttttttttaatgaatttcaaGCCCTCACAAAAGTTGCAGGAATAAAACCATGAACATCCGTAAACCCTTCACCTAGAATCACCAAGCGTAAACACATTTACAGTATCTATGTAGACACACGTATATATCCGTAATCATTACACATTTGTTCGCCTATGTATCCAATAACATTCTGAAGTGCACACCGTAAGACTACACtaattcttattctttaaatttctttaatgtttatttatttatgagagagcaagagtgagcacatgtgggggggcacagacagagaaggagacacagaatccaaagtgggttccaagctctgagttgtcagcacagagcccgacacggggttcgaagtcacgaaccgtgagatcctgacctgagccgaagttggtacgtttaactgactgagccacccaggtgcccttacgcTAATTTGCAAACATCACTGGTCCTATGTAAACTACAGAACAGCTTAAAAAATTAGCAATCATGGTGTGGTGATTTTAAACATATTCaaatacagggatgcctgggtggcttagtcggttaagtgtctgacttcggctcaggtcaggatctcacggttcgtgacttcgaacccggtgttgggctctgtgctgacagctcagagcctggaacccacttcagattctgtgtctccctctctctctacctttccccaactcacgctctgtgcctctctctctcaaaaataaacaaatgtttaaaaaaattcaaatacagaaCTCATAAATTAGGTCAAATACGAAGAAGCACaagataagttttaaaaagaaaggtactAAATGGAAAGTTCTAGACCAGCGGTtggcaaatttttttctttagaaaacaattttttttatgtttttattttacttttgagagagagagacacacagtgagagcgggagaggggcggagagcgagggaaacacagaatctgaacgggctccgggctctgtcagcacagagcccgacgtgggacttgaactcacagactgcaagatcatgacctgagctgaagtcggacgcccaactgactgagccacccaggcgccccacaaatttcTCTCTTAAAGGGCCATTTATTTAGTGAATTTTCGTCTTTATAGGTCTCCGTTGCAACTCCTGAAGTGTTACACTTGAAGGCAGCCATACACACTATGTACATGAgggagtgtggctgtgttccaataaacttTATTCCCAAAAATAGGCAACGGGCCACAGTCTGCTGACCAGTGACCCAGATTATGTCATTTCTGGTTCCAAAGCTCAAAGATTTACTGCCATTCTTCCCCAGCAAAAGTTTCTTCCCATAGAAAGTCACCAGTTCTGCAACTGAAAGACAAGATACAACCTGCCTGTGTGTCAGTGACGTCGGAAGGCTCACTCTGTGAACCCTCAGAAAGATACCGACGCGTGCGATGGCCACCCCCAGACCGAGGGACGCGCCGGCCTCTCCATCGCACCGGCAACGCCCATCCTACCAGCCGTGACCAGCACCACGCGGCAGCGGGCACACGAGAGCCCAGTGGGCGCCGACCTCGAGGCTAATGGACCCGAAGGCGGGGCAGACGACAGCACTCGTGTTCCCCGGCCCTGCGTTCTCCACCCAGCTGCTCTCCACGCTGCTACGGCCACGGAGCGAAAATGTCCTCAGAGGGCAAAGAATCATCTTCGCCAAGTTTGGTTTTTCTGCCTCCACGGTCATTCTGGCTCTTTCGTGCTTCCGTGCCGTTACGTACGCGGCTTCCTCTCCCGGACGCTCTTCCCACGCTGGCCCATTTCCCTTCCTGTAGGCCTATGAGGGAGGCGGTCAAgcgcatgggctctggagccaggaagGTCTGGGTCTGGGCCTAGACTCGGCCACTCACTACGTTCCCTCAGGCAAGCCCGTCGTCTAACACCGTGCCCGTTGCTTTACGTACACGTAGTCTAGCTGTCACAAGTTCTGCCACCTGGAGTTCTTACTTGTTTCTACAGGTCTGTCCTAAGAGACCAGAAATTCCATGAATACGGTATTTGCCTACCTGGCCTACTTTGTTTTCCACTCTATCCCCCCCCATGGCTTTAGCTGACTAGAGGAGCCTGATAGTTATCTGCTGAATTAAATATGACCCGTCGTAATTATTATCACCTTcattttacaaacgaggaaaCAGATGGAGAGATCAGGTAACCTGCCAAACTGAAAACACTGAAGAGTAGAGCCCAAATTTGAACCTAGGCCTGGACTGGGTGACACAATGCTCAAAAAACTAGAGGCCTGTGTGCAGTTCGTTTCTCTAACTCCTGTCTCTTCAGTGGAGCCTTCACGGCCCCCTCCCCAAAATTTACAGTTGCTTTCTGTGTTCCCCACTACCCAGCACCAGCACACCTTCTCAGAACTCAGAACCCTTCGTTACGGTGCTCAATCCCTCCAGCAGATGACGCACGACTCGGGAGAAAGGAAATAAGCTGTTCTCGTTTTTATAGATCCCGAAGCCACTCAATACATCCTCTACCAGTTCATTTTACTTCTTACCTAGTTTGTAAGAAACTTTACATTCTGATCCATCACCAAATCCGAAAAAAAGACAGGCAAAATAaatcaagtattttaaatttactcaAGTTATTACTTTTCCAcgtgcaaattaaaaataagttgtggggcccctgggtggctcagtgggtttagtgtcagtcagactcttgatttcagttcaggtcacgatctcacagttcatgagttcgagccccacgtcaggctctgtgcagacaccgCACAGCCTGCCTGAgttttcgggtttttttttttggagagaaagagagagcatgcgcgtgagcaggggaggggcagagaggggacagaggatcccaagggggctctgagctgacaggccaacagcagagagaccaatgcggggcgtgaactcatggggctcaaactcatgaaaccgttagatcatgacctgagccggacactcaaccgactgagccactcaggcgccacgCCCCCCTTCCCTGggattctgtttttctctgcccctcccctgcacgtgtgctcactctctctctttctctctctcaaaacaaacttaaaaaacaataagttGTATCTGTAAAAAATGcatcttttcaaattgttttcacAGATCTATTATCAGTCTCATACTAACCCAATCAGAGATGTCAAGAAAACACCTTCAGATGACAAAAATGCTCAGAGAAGACCATCACAGTTAATGATGAGAACAGGAGCAAGTCTGGCTCCTGAACCATCCCGAAATATTGATGAGTAGCAGACTCCTTTCTTAGTTAGAAACTAAGTAAGATCACGTCACTTAAAAATGACCACATAAAACAGGAGTAACTGGCAATTTCTCATAAAACATATACTCACCATACGACCCAGTAATCCATTATctacccaggagaaatgaaaacttttgttcGTGGCAATTCCAGGACCCAAGTGTTTACAGCAGCCTGATTCCTGACCAAAATGGGCAACAACCCAAACATCCTTCTCCTGGTGGCTGGGTGAGCAAACGATGACCCAGCCACGCAGTGGGCCAAACCACTGGCACGACCACCTGCACGGGGCTCAAAGGCACCACGCGGACTGAAGGGGCACCGTGGGGCGGGGCTGTCTGCGCGACCCGGCACGGGGAGAGCCACGGGCACCAAAACCACaccagtggtttccaggggctgggatcGGAGGAGGACGTACCACataagggcgggggggggggggggcggattctGGGGGCTGATGTTCTGTTTTTCGACCACAAGTCTCTGCAGTctcaaaaactgacagaattacaCGCTAAAAAGGTTCCGTTTCATCATCTGCAAATCATACCTAATGAATCTGACCGAACAAATGACACAGAAGGCCTGGGAGGGGCCGGAAGGCCTAGCCTCCCCAGCATGGGGGTACATCTGTCTGCCTGTCAGTCAGGCCCCTGTTTTCTTGCCTCCGCTGAGCTCAGCCAACCGGGCCACAGCGGTGGCGGGAGAGAAaggctgagctgtcagtgccCCAGGCCCTCCTCTACCCAGGGGACCGGCCTCTCCGCAGCTGCGGCCCGCCACACCCACCTTCCCTTCTCTGCTGGGCCTTGTGAAAGATGTCTCCATTTAGACTCTCCCCAATCCACAGTAGAAGCTCAGAGCCACATTAACTTGGACATATTTGTTTATATGACTGATGTTCAAGatttggaaggaaaaacagaattctAAAACCCTAAAAAAGACTTCAAATGTCTGTTAATagaaagatattattttttttctctagcatttattttctgagatactaaatttccaattttaaaacaacataaatttatggCATAAGGGTAAAAAAAGGTTTCCAGAAATTATTTAACCCTTTGCCCAAGGTACCGTGTCAATAAAATGATGAagttgtgcttttttgtttttttaattttttaaaatgtttatttacctctGAAAGAGATAGACacagtgcgaacaggggaggggcagagagaaagggagacacagaattggaagcaggctccgggctccgagctgtcagcacagagcccaaagcggggctcgaactcacagactgcgagatcatgaaccgagctgaagtcagacactcaaccgactgagccacccaggcacccctaaaataatgAAGTTTTTATGCAAGAAAAGCTTTCACATTAACTAAAGCTAACATTAACGGACCACTTTAGGAACATCAACACATTCAGAAACTCAGAATTTCCAACAATGTGTACAGATACACGCTATGTATGGTTTGGGTTATATAAAAGTTGAAACACAAACTCTGGATTACACACGATTTTACGCTGCAGAAAACACGAAAACTTGAATGAGACTCACATCACTCCAGCAGACATCTAACACCGGCCCCGTATGCATCTGCTGGGCTTTTGGGATCGTCTGTCCGCTGTCTTGAACTTCCCAGCAGCGAACCTGAAGCGATACGACAAATGAGCACAAACAGCAAGCCATGGCACGCTGCACGCAGCTAACACCTGATAAGGAATGGGGGCAACTTACACATATGGAAACGTCTCCTGTCAACCTCATTGACTTTAACAACAAAgcaattgaggggcgcctgggtagcttcctcggttaagcatctgactgtctattttggctcaggtcacgatttcatggttcgcAGGATCAAGcccggagtcgggctctgtgctgacagtgcagagcctgcttgggattctctcgctctgccccgccccagcttgtgctctgtctctcaaaataaacattaaaaaaaaaaaaaaaagtttgttgtgCTTTGTCTTTCTATGCACACGTTGTCTTCAAGAAACTagattacaggggcgcctgggtggctcagtcggttaagcgtccaacttcagctcaggtcactatcttgcagtccgtgagtttgagccccgcgtcgggctctgggctgaccgctcagagcctggagcctgtttcggattcttgtctccctctctctctctgcccctcccccgttcatgctctgtctctgtctcaaaaataaaaataaaacgttaaaaaaatatacataaaaaaaaaaaaaaaaaacaaaaacctagattACAGAGTACCTTCACTCTCGTCAGCACTTTTCTCCCTTGCATCATTAGTTGCCATTACACATTCTTCTGACGTTTTTTAGTGACTCATTTGAAGTCTTTCCAGAAACTACATGTAGAAACCAAACCTGCTCAGCCACGGCTACCTTCCTCCCCTTGCTGTTCTCCTCTCTTCATCCCCCTGCCGCCCCACTGCCTCCCTGCTGCCGAAGAATCTTttccaaaacttttaaaatggcaACCCAGCATACAAACATACCACAGAATACCATTATGAGTGGACTAGCACGGAGACTTCTTAAAATGAGGCGGTATCGGGTAGCGGCCAGGAGTCTAGACCCTGGGCCACATTGCACGGGTCGGCAGCCCCGCCTCGCCCCTCCCTTACATGTGGGCCCTGGGCCAGTTGTTCTACTCCTGAGCTCACGAGCTGCTTCCTAAGACGGGGAGGACAGTGAAGAGACCGCTGGAGAGTCTGCAAGAGACAGCCTGGGGACGTTCCTCATGCCCCACAGGGGAAGCACTAAGATGCAACGTACAAACTTAAGGACTTCTCACAGGTATGGCCGATTACCTTTCAGGAGCCCCGTAGCAATCTACGTACTCAGCAGAGGTACACGTACGGTTTCGGCTTATCTTTGCCGGGACCAAGCGTTACgcttttctgcttttaattttcgGTAACGTGACGCAGTCTATCGCCTAAGTCTGAACTCGTCTGCTCAGGAGTGTGGTTGGATGGCTCCAGTCCACACCAAGGGGCCACCTGCAGTCCTTCTGTGAAGTGCCTCCTCACATCCTTTGCCTTATGTTTCTACcagagtttttctctttctgtgtactgcgatttttttgcctttcttcttgTACGCCACAGGCTAAGTGTAACACCTACGCACGATCTGTGCTTTACCCCAAGTTAAACAAGCTTAATGTACGCCTTAAGAACATTTCaggataagaaaagaaatttacgTATACTACCACGGGTAACAGTCATTCTCAACGATACTACATTTGGTCTGGGAATCCACGTCAAGTTACTGAACTAAGGTAGGAAATTTTTTTACGGTcgtatgtatgtacgtacgtatgtatatgtacgtacgtaatctccacacccaacgcagggctggagctcacaaccctgagatcaggagacatgtgctccactgactgagtcggCCAGGCCCCCCCAGAGGAGGAAGTTTTGAGTGATGCCTATGATCGTGCTTTCTTAACAAAAATCAGGGTAACAGATGATGTCAGTGCACTCAGAAGGGTCACACCCTCTAACcgatttctttcttcattcacttCATTCACTTGGGAAAGAATGGAGCCAAAAGGAAAGCTAACCCTGTCCATACAAAGAGAGAGGACTTCTAGAACATGCACGTAAGGAGCACTTACATCATTAGCCCACGATCCTGCAATAAGAAAGTTCCCGGGCAAGGTTGGTGGGCTAAAAGATAGACAACCAATGCTATCATCAGGAGAGGATGTTACTTCAATATCCTGGGGGGAAAAAGCCAGTGTTACAAAGTATGCATCATTAATTTcattcaaaattgttttctttctcactaaGCACTCAGGGTAGACTTTCCTTGTGTTCAAGAACTAAATGAACTGGACCTCTCTTACTTGGATCCCAAAGGGGAAGCCAGGGGAAGGACCAGCAAAGATGGGAGGGACCAGACCCAGCACTCTCTATGGAATGCCCATCATGATATCTTCCAAGCGATGGCCCACTGGTTCACTGTGGCCTCAAAGTGCTAGATCAAAGTCATCGCCTGTCCCCACCCCAAAGGAAATTCTAACTCAACAGTCGTGGGCCGGGCCCTGGGAACCCACAGTTTTAACAAGCACCGCGGTGACTTAAGAGATGGGGGAAGTTAGGGTGCCCGGGACACTCGTGCAGTGGACACAGCTGCCGTGCTCCCAAGTTGGAGAAAGTGGGCTAGACAGAGTTCCAGAGCTTTCGCCCCCAAGGAGGCTCCCACACCACTTCAGTGTCTCTCACTCGGGGAGGCCCTGGCGCGTGATTTCCTCCAAGTGCTGTGAAGCTTTCCGCGGTACCTTCATGGGGTTGTGGTTATCTGTGCTTGTGCTGCCAAACATGCTGGTCCCACTGGTTCCGAAACCCGAGGTTGTTCCGAACAGACTCATTTTGGCCCTGAAAAGTAACGGAAAACGTTAAGGACGGGTCCTTCCTTCAGGAATCAAGATCACTGAGAGCTAACTTAAAGCTAATTCagccacagaagaaaaagaagactctAAATGAGTTGCTCTCTTCTCAAGACATCTAAACGTGATAAGCAGGTACTTTTTAAAGATGAACTTTCTACTTTAGGACTGTTTTTGACTTACAGGGAATTGTCAAGACAGAGTTCCCACACACCGCACAGCCAGCTTCCCCGTTTCCCTCGCACGTTTGCCACCGTTAGTAAACCAATAAACTACGGCCGAGTGCTTTTCAGTCACCAGCCAGAAAATAAGTTCACCCATGTCTCACGTAGTTTGAGACGCTGCCCTTGGCACCAGGAACACAACAGTAAACCAGCGAAAGGCCCCATTCTTCAGGTCACCACTCAGTGGGAGTTTCGTCTCTTCTTACTAACTTCTACGCTGCTTTAGGTCAGCATCTCCGAACGAAGTCACTAAGACAAGCAACCAGTCCCGGCAAAGTTCAGCAACTTCTCCGTACAAGAAGTTTTAAACACTACTCCATCGGGTCCGCTCGAGTACCCAAAGGCCTGGTATTACATCCTGGACAACACAGAATGGGGAGGCCGCCAGGGATTCTGGAAAGGCATCTGGGCTTCCCGACTTCATGAAGAAAGTGGGCGCCCAGCGACCTGGTCAAAGCAACAGCTATGATCCCGTCGGCATCTGAGAACAACTCTGAGAGAGGACGTTAAATGTGAGCAGTGCCCGGGCAACACCAGCTCAGTGCATGAGAACAAAGGAATCACAAGGCTTCTGCAGTCGGAGTCCAGGAACCAGTGGCTACACGGCTTGGGGCAGGTGGCTTAGCCTCGATTTCCTCAGCCCCGAAAACAGGGCCACGAATACCCACTTCACAGAACCGCGAAAAACAAGGGAGGTCGCGTGCACACACGCAATCGCGCCTGAAAATTctgttccttccctctctgcagcTCTCAAGTTGGGAGAGAACGCTTCTGCCACGTGGAacccagggaaggagcaggggtcATGCAAGTATGCACCAGGCCACGGGGACCGCGTGTCATACAGGACGCTGGGACCCCTCCAGTTCGGAGGACACGCGTCCAACGCAACCGCATCTCCCCGCCTGCACCACCCGCTGCGCTCCAGCCGGGCTGGCTCTGCTGACGCCCTTCCTGCGCGTGGACACAGCAAGGTCCACCCGGCCTTGGAACATTGCTGCCACCTGTTCCTTCCGCCTGGGGTGACTcgccctcccccatccccccgaGGTCTCAGGCTGAACCTTCAGACCCCCGATTCAAAAGCTGTCTCCCGAGCACTTTTGGGGGGCGATGGAAACGTTCTAAAACTGGACTGTGGTGATGTTGACACAACCGTGGCCAACTTCCCAAACTCATCGGAAAGGTCTGCTTTAAAAGGGTTACCGTAAAGGCTGCTAGACCCGTCTGTTGCCAAAAGGTCACCTCCTCAGAGGCGTCCCCGTGTTCCTCATCTGACATCTCCAACCTCGGACGACATCACCCTGTTTTCTGGACGGCACCTGTCAGGGTCTGATACTGTTTGCAACCAGGCTCTTCCCCGAGAGAAGGTCAGCTCCGGGAGGACAGAGGGCTGTCCGGATTCTTCCCTGGCACACGCCTGACCCTCAGCACAGTGCCTTGGGCCCGGCGGCTGGGACTGAACAGATACTGGCCTGGGGGACGCGTGTCTCCGCGTGTACAGCAAACACTTGGCAGAGAAGGCCGGAAACAAAGAGACAGATCAGTTTCAGACAGTGGTCGGTGCAACGAAGAGATGTTAAGGCGGGAGAAGACTAAAGGGGATGGATGCCCTTCTACACTGGTCGGGGAAGGCTCCTCCGAGGAGGTAGCATGCATCTGATAAGCCAGACCTGTAACCGGGGCGGGCAGAGGCGACACACGCTGCCATCAACTCCGCGACCCTtcccagtgcctca
Protein-coding sequences here:
- the RAE1 gene encoding mRNA export factor isoform X2, which produces MAACVASARPGYRAKMSLFGTTSGFGTSGTSMFGSTSTDNHNPMKDIEVTSSPDDSIGCLSFSPPTLPGNFLIAGSWANDVRCWEVQDSGQTIPKAQQMHTGPVLDVCWSDDGSKVFTASCDKTAKMWDLNSNQAIQIAQHDAPVKTIHWIKAPNYSCVMTGSWDKTLKFWDTRSSNPMMVLQLPERCYCADVIYPMAVVATAERGLIVYQLENQPSEFRRIESPLKHQHRCVAIFKDKQNKPTGFALGSIEGRVAIHYINPPNPAKDNFTFKCHRSNGTNTSAPQDIYAVNGIAFHPVHGTLATVGSDGRFSFWDKDARTKLKTSEQLDQPISACCFNHNGNIFAYASSYDWSKGHEFYNPQKKNYIFLRNAAEELKPRNKK